A window of the Rhineura floridana isolate rRhiFlo1 chromosome 13, rRhiFlo1.hap2, whole genome shotgun sequence genome harbors these coding sequences:
- the SALL1 gene encoding sal-like protein 1 isoform X3, with amino-acid sequence MVRFLRGDTQKGQTNRTIKTKDAHVCGRCCAEFFELSDLLQHKKNCSKNQLVLIVNENPVSPPEAFPPSSPTDNPDEQRNDTVNNMDQVDRSNLSEHNNKLDKAESMDAEASGISKGIGGSSQNVSDSIASSNCSTMGTSAITTSLPQIGDLSTLGNFSMINSNVIIENLQSTKVAVAQFSQEARCNGTSASKLAVPALMEQLLALQQQQIHQLQLIEQIRHQILLLASQNVDLPTSPSPSQSTLRTSANPLSTLSSHLSQQLAAAAGLAQSLASQSASISGVKQPPPVQLPQSNPGNPMIPSSSCSSPNMNLSAAAIATPSSDKVATNAGGPQLGNPPVTMSSSPAFAISSLLSPVSNPLLPQPTPSNSVFPGPLSSLGTTAEDLNSLAALAQQRKSKPPNLATFEAKSTSDEAFFKHKCRFCAKVFGSDSALQIHLRSHTGERPFKCNICGNRFSTKGNLKVHFQRHKEKYPHIQMNPYPVPEHLDNIPTSTGIPYGMSIPPEKPVTSWLDSKPVLSTLTTSVGLPLPPTIPSLTPFIKTEEPQPIPITRPSSSPPCSVKSDSGSIDPAGKNSNGHLVEGEVGPLLSSNDKPEESIQMLAASTSLNNSVTSPAADSGSNNVVTFTNPLMPLMSEQFKAKFPFGGLLDATPASETSKLQQLVENIDKKATDPNECIICHRVLSCQSALKMHYRTHTGERPFKCKICGRAFTTKGNLKTHYSVHRAMPPLRVQHSCPICQKKFTNAVVLQQHIRMHMGGQIPNTPVTENYPESMESDTGSFDEKNFDDLDNFSDENMEDCPDSSVPDTPKSVDASQDSLSSSPLPLEISSIAALENQMKMINAGLAEQLQASLKSVENGSVEGDVRTNDSSSVGGDMESQSSGSPAISESTSSMQALSPSNSTTEYHKSPCVEEKPPKTLSSDFANGWPPALANGGALDLTSGNPEKMIKEESLSMLFPFRDRGKLKNTACDICGKTFACQSALDIHYRSHTKERPFICTVCNRGFSTKGNLKQHMLTHQMRDLPSQLFEPNPTLGPNQNSLSVLPANSLSSLIKTEVNGFVHSAPQDSKEMSPSLVPSGHLPPSATSPVLLPALPRRTPKQHYCNTCGKTFSSSSALQIHERTHTGEKPFACTICGRAFTTKGNLKCLFQVHMGTHMWNSTPARRGRRLSVDGPMTFLGSNPVKFPDMFPKDLAMRSGNGDPSSFWNQYAAALSNGLAMKTNEISVIQNGGIPPVPGSLGNGSSSPIGALTGSLEKLQNSEPNAPLAGLEKMASSENGTNFRFTRFVEDGKEIVTN; translated from the exons GAGACACGCAGAAGGGTCAAACAAATCGAACCATCAAGACGAAGGATGCCCACGTCTGTGGCAGATGTTGTGCCGAGTTCTTTGAACTATCGGATCTCCTGCAACACAAGAAGAACTGTAGTAAAAATCAATTAGTTTTAATTGTGAATGAAAATCCTGTATCTCCTCCTGAAGCCTTCCCTCCTAGCTCCCCTACTGATAATCCTGACGAACAGAGGAATGACACAGTTAACAATATGGATCAAGTAGACCGCAGCAACCTTTCTGAGCACAACAACAAACTTGACAAGGCAGAATCCATGGATGCGGAGGCTTCTGGCATTAGTAAGGGCATTGGCGGTAGTTCCCAGAATGTCAGTGATAGTATTGCAAGCAGTAACTGCTCCACAATGGGTACCTCAGCTATAACAACCTCTCTACCTCAAATAGGGGATCTGTCAACGCTAGGCAACTTTTCGATGATCAACAGCAACGTCATCATTGAAAACCTTCAGAGCACGAAAGTGGCAGTCGCTCAGTTCTCGCAGGAGGCACGGTGCAATGGCACCTCTGCTAGCAAGCTGGCCGTCCCGGCCCTCATGGAGCAATTGCTAGCTTTGCAGCAGCAACAGATCCACCAGTTGCAACTGATTGAACAAATTCGTCACCAAATATTATTACTGGCTTCCCAGAATGTGGACCTGCCAACATCTCCTAGCCCCTCCCAGAGTACATTAAGAACATCTGCCAACCCCTTGTCCACGTTAAGTTCCCATTTATCCCAGCAGCTGGCTGCGGCGGCTGGGTTGGCACAGAGCCTAGCTAGCCAGTCTGCCAGCATCAGTGGTGTGAAGCAACCACCCCCTGTACAGCTACCTCAGAGCaaccctggcaaccctatgattcCATCCAGTAGCTGCTCATCTCCAAATATGAACCTATCTGCAGCAGCAATTGCAACACCATCCTCTGACAAAGTGGCTACAAATGCTGGTGGCCCACAGCTTGGCAATCCGCCAGTGACCATGTCATCCTCGCCAGCTTTTGCAATAAGCAGTTTGTTAAGCCCTGTATCAAATCCTCTTCTACCTCAGCCCACCCCAAGCAACTCTGTGTTCCCCGGTCCTTTGTCGAGTCTTGGAACTACTGCAGAGGATTTAAACTCATTGGCTGCTCTGGCCCAGCAAAGGAAAAGTAAGCctcccaacctggccacctttgAAGCAAAAAGTACTTCCGACGAAGCGTTCTTCAAGCATAAATGCAGGTTCTGTGCGAAAGTGTTTGGGAGCGACAGTGCCTTGCAGATCCATTTGCGTTCTCACACTGGGGAGAGGCCGTTTAAGTGCAACATCTGTGGAAACCGGTTTTCCACCAAGGGGAACTTAAAAGTCCACTTTCAGCGTCATAAAGAAAAATACCCTCACATTCAAATGAACCCTTATCCAGTGCCAGAGCATTTGGATAACATTCCCACAAGTACAGGTATCCCATATGGAATGTCGATACCACCTGAGAAGCCTGTAACGAGCTGGCTGGACAGCAAGCCAGTGTTATCAACTTTGACGACATCAGTTGGCCTACCGCTTCCACCCACAATTCCAAGCTTGACCCCTTTTATCAAAACAGAGGAGCCTCAGCCTATTCCCATCACTCGCCCTTCATCTAGTCCCCCGTGTTCTGTGAAAAGTGACTCTGGTTCCATTGATCCTGCTGGGAAGAATTCAAATGGGCATTTAGTTGAAGGGGAGGTGGGTCCCTTGCTGTCCTCCAATGACAAACCAGAGGAAAGCATCCAGATGCTTGCTGCCTCCACTAGTCTTAACAATTCTGTAACCTCACCTGCAGCAGATTCAGGTTCCAACAATGTGGTCACCTTCACCAATCCACTAATGCCTCTCATGTCAGAGCAATTTAAAGCCAAGTTTCCATTTGGGGGGCTTCTGGATGCTACACCAGCCTCCGAGACCTCAAAGCTGCAGCAACTAGTGGAAAATATCGACAAAAAGGCAACTGATCCCAATGAGTGTATCATTTGCCACCGAGTTCTTAGTTGCCAGAGTGCTTTGAAAATGCACTACCGCACACATACTGGTGAAAGgccatttaaatgcaaaatcTGTGGCCGCGCCTTCACGACAAAGGGAAATCTCAAGACCCATTACAGCGTTCACCGTGCCATGCCCCCTCTGAGAGTGCAACACTCCTGCCCAATTTGCCAGAAAAAGTTCACCAATGCTGTTGTGCTGCAGCAGCACATCAGGATGCACATGGGTGGGCAGATACCTAACACACCCGTGACGGAAAACTATCCTGAGTCGATGGAATCCGATACGGGGTCTTTTGATGAGAAGAACTTTGATGATCTGGATAACTTTTCGGATGAGAACATGGAAGACTGTCCTGACAGCAGTGTGCCAGATACACCTAAATCCGTTGATGCATCTCAAGATAGTTTATCATCATCCCCATTGCCACTGGAAATTTCAAGTATTGCTGCTTTAGAAAATCAGATGAAGATGATCAATGCGGGGCTTGCTGAGCAGCTTCAAGCAAGCTTAAAATCTGTCGAGAATGGGTCAGTGGAAGGGGACGTCAGGACGAATGATTCGTCATCGGTTGGTGGCGATATGGAAAGCCAAAGTTCTGGGAGTCCTGCTATTTCTGAGTCTACCTCTTCCATGCAGGCCTTGTCCCCATCTAACAGCACGACTGAGTACCACAAGTCACCATGTGTTGAAGAGAAACCACCAAAAACTTTATCAAGCGATTTTGCCAACGGTTGGCCTCCAGCCCTTGCAAATGGTGGTGCTTTGGACTTGACGTCAGGCAACCCCGAGAAAATGATTAAGGAAGAGTCATTGAGCATGCTGTTTCCTTTTCGAGACAGAGGCAAGCTTAAAAACACGGCATGCGACATTTGTGGCAAAACGTTTGCATGTCAGAGTGCCTTGGACATTCATTACAGAAGTCATACCAAAGAGAGACCATTTATTTGCACAGTTTGCAATCGTGGCTTTTCCACAAAGGGTAATTTGAAGCAGCATATGTTGACACATCAAATGCGAGATCTACCATCACAGCTCTTTGAACCCAATCCAACCCTTGGCCCCAATCAGAACTCTTTATCGGTGCTGCCTGCTAACTCGCTCTCGTCTCTCATAAAAACGGAGGTCAACGGTTTTGTACACAGTGCTCCTCAGGACAGCAAAGAGATGTCTCCCAGCCTAGTTCCTTCAGGGCATTTGCCACCTTCGGCTACGTCACCTGTCTTGCTCCCGGCTCTGCCCAGAAGAACGCCGAAGCAGCACTACTGCAATACATGTGGAAAAACCTTCTCATCCTCCAGTGCTTTGCAGATCCATGAAAGgactcacacaggagagaagcctttTGCCTGCACTATATGTGGAAGAGCTTTCACAACAAAAGGCAACCTTAAG TGTCTCTTTCAGGTTCACATGGGAACTCATATGTGGAACAGCACACCTGCCCGGCGAGGCAGACGGCTTTCTGTGGATGGCCCCATGACTTTTCTCGGAAGCAATCCTGTAAAATTTCCAGACATGTTTCCAAAAGATTTGGCCATGAGGTCAGGAAATGGAGACCCGTCAAGCTTCTGGAATCAGTACGCAGCTGCCCTCTCCAATGGCTTGGCAATGAAGACAAATGAGATCTCGGTCATTCAAAATGGTGGCATCCCTCCAGTTCCTGGAAGCCTGGGCAACGGCAGCAGCTCCCCAATTGGGGCCTTGACGGGCAGCTTGGAGAAGCTCCAGAACTCAGAACCTAACGCGCCTCTAGCTGGTCTGGAGAAAATGGCAAGCAGCGAGAATGGGACTAATTTCCGTTTCACGCGTTTTGTGGAAGACGGCAAAGAGATTGTAACAAATTAG
- the SALL1 gene encoding sal-like protein 1 isoform X4, which translates to MGDTQKGQTNRTIKTKDAHVCGRCCAEFFELSDLLQHKKNCSKNQLVLIVNENPVSPPEAFPPSSPTDNPDEQRNDTVNNMDQVDRSNLSEHNNKLDKAESMDAEASGISKGIGGSSQNVSDSIASSNCSTMGTSAITTSLPQIGDLSTLGNFSMINSNVIIENLQSTKVAVAQFSQEARCNGTSASKLAVPALMEQLLALQQQQIHQLQLIEQIRHQILLLASQNVDLPTSPSPSQSTLRTSANPLSTLSSHLSQQLAAAAGLAQSLASQSASISGVKQPPPVQLPQSNPGNPMIPSSSCSSPNMNLSAAAIATPSSDKVATNAGGPQLGNPPVTMSSSPAFAISSLLSPVSNPLLPQPTPSNSVFPGPLSSLGTTAEDLNSLAALAQQRKSKPPNLATFEAKSTSDEAFFKHKCRFCAKVFGSDSALQIHLRSHTGERPFKCNICGNRFSTKGNLKVHFQRHKEKYPHIQMNPYPVPEHLDNIPTSTGIPYGMSIPPEKPVTSWLDSKPVLSTLTTSVGLPLPPTIPSLTPFIKTEEPQPIPITRPSSSPPCSVKSDSGSIDPAGKNSNGHLVEGEVGPLLSSNDKPEESIQMLAASTSLNNSVTSPAADSGSNNVVTFTNPLMPLMSEQFKAKFPFGGLLDATPASETSKLQQLVENIDKKATDPNECIICHRVLSCQSALKMHYRTHTGERPFKCKICGRAFTTKGNLKTHYSVHRAMPPLRVQHSCPICQKKFTNAVVLQQHIRMHMGGQIPNTPVTENYPESMESDTGSFDEKNFDDLDNFSDENMEDCPDSSVPDTPKSVDASQDSLSSSPLPLEISSIAALENQMKMINAGLAEQLQASLKSVENGSVEGDVRTNDSSSVGGDMESQSSGSPAISESTSSMQALSPSNSTTEYHKSPCVEEKPPKTLSSDFANGWPPALANGGALDLTSGNPEKMIKEESLSMLFPFRDRGKLKNTACDICGKTFACQSALDIHYRSHTKERPFICTVCNRGFSTKGNLKQHMLTHQMRDLPSQLFEPNPTLGPNQNSLSVLPANSLSSLIKTEVNGFVHSAPQDSKEMSPSLVPSGHLPPSATSPVLLPALPRRTPKQHYCNTCGKTFSSSSALQIHERTHTGEKPFACTICGRAFTTKGNLKCLFQVHMGTHMWNSTPARRGRRLSVDGPMTFLGSNPVKFPDMFPKDLAMRSGNGDPSSFWNQYAAALSNGLAMKTNEISVIQNGGIPPVPGSLGNGSSSPIGALTGSLEKLQNSEPNAPLAGLEKMASSENGTNFRFTRFVEDGKEIVTN; encoded by the exons GAGACACGCAGAAGGGTCAAACAAATCGAACCATCAAGACGAAGGATGCCCACGTCTGTGGCAGATGTTGTGCCGAGTTCTTTGAACTATCGGATCTCCTGCAACACAAGAAGAACTGTAGTAAAAATCAATTAGTTTTAATTGTGAATGAAAATCCTGTATCTCCTCCTGAAGCCTTCCCTCCTAGCTCCCCTACTGATAATCCTGACGAACAGAGGAATGACACAGTTAACAATATGGATCAAGTAGACCGCAGCAACCTTTCTGAGCACAACAACAAACTTGACAAGGCAGAATCCATGGATGCGGAGGCTTCTGGCATTAGTAAGGGCATTGGCGGTAGTTCCCAGAATGTCAGTGATAGTATTGCAAGCAGTAACTGCTCCACAATGGGTACCTCAGCTATAACAACCTCTCTACCTCAAATAGGGGATCTGTCAACGCTAGGCAACTTTTCGATGATCAACAGCAACGTCATCATTGAAAACCTTCAGAGCACGAAAGTGGCAGTCGCTCAGTTCTCGCAGGAGGCACGGTGCAATGGCACCTCTGCTAGCAAGCTGGCCGTCCCGGCCCTCATGGAGCAATTGCTAGCTTTGCAGCAGCAACAGATCCACCAGTTGCAACTGATTGAACAAATTCGTCACCAAATATTATTACTGGCTTCCCAGAATGTGGACCTGCCAACATCTCCTAGCCCCTCCCAGAGTACATTAAGAACATCTGCCAACCCCTTGTCCACGTTAAGTTCCCATTTATCCCAGCAGCTGGCTGCGGCGGCTGGGTTGGCACAGAGCCTAGCTAGCCAGTCTGCCAGCATCAGTGGTGTGAAGCAACCACCCCCTGTACAGCTACCTCAGAGCaaccctggcaaccctatgattcCATCCAGTAGCTGCTCATCTCCAAATATGAACCTATCTGCAGCAGCAATTGCAACACCATCCTCTGACAAAGTGGCTACAAATGCTGGTGGCCCACAGCTTGGCAATCCGCCAGTGACCATGTCATCCTCGCCAGCTTTTGCAATAAGCAGTTTGTTAAGCCCTGTATCAAATCCTCTTCTACCTCAGCCCACCCCAAGCAACTCTGTGTTCCCCGGTCCTTTGTCGAGTCTTGGAACTACTGCAGAGGATTTAAACTCATTGGCTGCTCTGGCCCAGCAAAGGAAAAGTAAGCctcccaacctggccacctttgAAGCAAAAAGTACTTCCGACGAAGCGTTCTTCAAGCATAAATGCAGGTTCTGTGCGAAAGTGTTTGGGAGCGACAGTGCCTTGCAGATCCATTTGCGTTCTCACACTGGGGAGAGGCCGTTTAAGTGCAACATCTGTGGAAACCGGTTTTCCACCAAGGGGAACTTAAAAGTCCACTTTCAGCGTCATAAAGAAAAATACCCTCACATTCAAATGAACCCTTATCCAGTGCCAGAGCATTTGGATAACATTCCCACAAGTACAGGTATCCCATATGGAATGTCGATACCACCTGAGAAGCCTGTAACGAGCTGGCTGGACAGCAAGCCAGTGTTATCAACTTTGACGACATCAGTTGGCCTACCGCTTCCACCCACAATTCCAAGCTTGACCCCTTTTATCAAAACAGAGGAGCCTCAGCCTATTCCCATCACTCGCCCTTCATCTAGTCCCCCGTGTTCTGTGAAAAGTGACTCTGGTTCCATTGATCCTGCTGGGAAGAATTCAAATGGGCATTTAGTTGAAGGGGAGGTGGGTCCCTTGCTGTCCTCCAATGACAAACCAGAGGAAAGCATCCAGATGCTTGCTGCCTCCACTAGTCTTAACAATTCTGTAACCTCACCTGCAGCAGATTCAGGTTCCAACAATGTGGTCACCTTCACCAATCCACTAATGCCTCTCATGTCAGAGCAATTTAAAGCCAAGTTTCCATTTGGGGGGCTTCTGGATGCTACACCAGCCTCCGAGACCTCAAAGCTGCAGCAACTAGTGGAAAATATCGACAAAAAGGCAACTGATCCCAATGAGTGTATCATTTGCCACCGAGTTCTTAGTTGCCAGAGTGCTTTGAAAATGCACTACCGCACACATACTGGTGAAAGgccatttaaatgcaaaatcTGTGGCCGCGCCTTCACGACAAAGGGAAATCTCAAGACCCATTACAGCGTTCACCGTGCCATGCCCCCTCTGAGAGTGCAACACTCCTGCCCAATTTGCCAGAAAAAGTTCACCAATGCTGTTGTGCTGCAGCAGCACATCAGGATGCACATGGGTGGGCAGATACCTAACACACCCGTGACGGAAAACTATCCTGAGTCGATGGAATCCGATACGGGGTCTTTTGATGAGAAGAACTTTGATGATCTGGATAACTTTTCGGATGAGAACATGGAAGACTGTCCTGACAGCAGTGTGCCAGATACACCTAAATCCGTTGATGCATCTCAAGATAGTTTATCATCATCCCCATTGCCACTGGAAATTTCAAGTATTGCTGCTTTAGAAAATCAGATGAAGATGATCAATGCGGGGCTTGCTGAGCAGCTTCAAGCAAGCTTAAAATCTGTCGAGAATGGGTCAGTGGAAGGGGACGTCAGGACGAATGATTCGTCATCGGTTGGTGGCGATATGGAAAGCCAAAGTTCTGGGAGTCCTGCTATTTCTGAGTCTACCTCTTCCATGCAGGCCTTGTCCCCATCTAACAGCACGACTGAGTACCACAAGTCACCATGTGTTGAAGAGAAACCACCAAAAACTTTATCAAGCGATTTTGCCAACGGTTGGCCTCCAGCCCTTGCAAATGGTGGTGCTTTGGACTTGACGTCAGGCAACCCCGAGAAAATGATTAAGGAAGAGTCATTGAGCATGCTGTTTCCTTTTCGAGACAGAGGCAAGCTTAAAAACACGGCATGCGACATTTGTGGCAAAACGTTTGCATGTCAGAGTGCCTTGGACATTCATTACAGAAGTCATACCAAAGAGAGACCATTTATTTGCACAGTTTGCAATCGTGGCTTTTCCACAAAGGGTAATTTGAAGCAGCATATGTTGACACATCAAATGCGAGATCTACCATCACAGCTCTTTGAACCCAATCCAACCCTTGGCCCCAATCAGAACTCTTTATCGGTGCTGCCTGCTAACTCGCTCTCGTCTCTCATAAAAACGGAGGTCAACGGTTTTGTACACAGTGCTCCTCAGGACAGCAAAGAGATGTCTCCCAGCCTAGTTCCTTCAGGGCATTTGCCACCTTCGGCTACGTCACCTGTCTTGCTCCCGGCTCTGCCCAGAAGAACGCCGAAGCAGCACTACTGCAATACATGTGGAAAAACCTTCTCATCCTCCAGTGCTTTGCAGATCCATGAAAGgactcacacaggagagaagcctttTGCCTGCACTATATGTGGAAGAGCTTTCACAACAAAAGGCAACCTTAAG TGTCTCTTTCAGGTTCACATGGGAACTCATATGTGGAACAGCACACCTGCCCGGCGAGGCAGACGGCTTTCTGTGGATGGCCCCATGACTTTTCTCGGAAGCAATCCTGTAAAATTTCCAGACATGTTTCCAAAAGATTTGGCCATGAGGTCAGGAAATGGAGACCCGTCAAGCTTCTGGAATCAGTACGCAGCTGCCCTCTCCAATGGCTTGGCAATGAAGACAAATGAGATCTCGGTCATTCAAAATGGTGGCATCCCTCCAGTTCCTGGAAGCCTGGGCAACGGCAGCAGCTCCCCAATTGGGGCCTTGACGGGCAGCTTGGAGAAGCTCCAGAACTCAGAACCTAACGCGCCTCTAGCTGGTCTGGAGAAAATGGCAAGCAGCGAGAATGGGACTAATTTCCGTTTCACGCGTTTTGTGGAAGACGGCAAAGAGATTGTAACAAATTAG